One part of the Musa acuminata AAA Group cultivar baxijiao chromosome BXJ1-5, Cavendish_Baxijiao_AAA, whole genome shotgun sequence genome encodes these proteins:
- the LOC135675102 gene encoding nascent polypeptide-associated complex subunit alpha-like protein 1, which yields MPGPVVHGEEEQLLSAQEKQEEEEEEQQLQEQQQGERKEDDAPIVEDVKEDDSDNEDADDDDDDGGGTEGDHGASGNDTTTKQSRSEKKSRKAMLKLGMKPVTGVSRVTIKRNKNILFVISKPDVFKSPNSDTYVIFGEAKIEDLSSQLQTQAAQQFRIPDLSNKMAKVDVSSSATTGGEVEEVDESGLEPRDIDLVMTQAGVSRAKAVKALKTNNGDIVSAIMELTA from the exons ATGCCCGGACCGGTAGTCCACGGCGAAGAAGAGCAGCTCCTCTCCGCCCAAGAgaaacaggaggaggaggaggaggagcagcagctgcaagaacAACAACAGGGAGAGCGAAAG GAGGACGACGCTCCCATCGTCGAGGACGTCAAGGAGGATGACAGCGACAACGAGGAcgccgacgacgacgatgatgacggCGGCGGCACCGAAG GTGACCATGGAGCAAGTGGAAATGACACCACCACTAAGCAGAGCAGGAGCGAGAAAAAGAGCCGCAAGGCGATGTTGAAGCTAGGGATGAAACCTGTCACAGGAGTCAGCAGAGTTActataaagagaaacaaaaat ATATTGTTTGTCATCTCAAAACCTGATGTCTTCAAGAGCCCCAATTCTGATACATATGTCATCTTCGGAGAGGCAAAAATAGAGGACCTGAGCTCCCAGCTGCAAACCCAAGCTGCTCAACAATTCAGGATTCCGGACCTCAGCAACAAGATGGCTAAGGTGGACGTATCTTCTAGTGCAACGACTGGGGGGGAAGTAGaggaagttgatgagagtggactGGAACCTCGGGACATTGATCTTGTCATGACACAGGCTGGTGTGTCCAGAGCAAAGGCTGTCAAAGCTCTAAAGACAAACAATGGAGATATTGTCAGTGCTATTATGGAG